The following are encoded together in the Takifugu flavidus isolate HTHZ2018 chromosome 22, ASM371156v2, whole genome shotgun sequence genome:
- the wnt16 gene encoding protein Wnt-16 — translation MAAGLVHAVTIFCSHGNITECVCEGRLGGRGMAEESWHWGGCSEHIRYGTWFSRKFLDGAVRNMSASKGGFTLAVMNQHNSEVGRQAVHRLMPTHCRCHGVSGSCAVKTCWKTVAAFERVGEYLKERYEQSLQVRSPSRKKVRKDRLHLPIDRQQLVFINKSPNYCVENHQRGVAGTRGRRCNRASGGPDGCNLLCCGGVTTRTWSATSSAATVSLCGAATSAAGAARA, via the exons ATGGCAGCAGGGTTGGTCCACGCTGTCACGATCTTCTGTAGTCACGGCAACATAACAGAATGCGTCTGTGAAGGGCGGTTAGGAGGGCGGGGCATGGCAGAGGAGAGCTGGCACTGGGGGGGGTGTTCCGAACATATCCGGTATGGGACCTGGTTCAGCCGGAAGTTCTTGGACGGTGCCGTCAGAAACATGTCTGCCAGTAAAGGAGGGTTCACGCTGGCCGTCATGAACCAGCACAACAGCGAAGTGGGCCGCCAG GCCGTTCACAGGCTGATGCCGACACACTGTCGATGTCACGGTGTTTCAGGCTCCTGTGCAGTGAAGACATGTTGGAAAACGGTGGCGGCGTTCGAGCGAGTGGGCGAGTACCTCAAAGAGCGCTACGAGCAGAGCCTCCAGGTGAGGAGCCCTTCCAGGAAAAAGGTCAGGAAAGACAGGCTCCACCTCCCTATTGACAGACAACAGCTCGTCTTCATCAACAAATCTCCAAACTACTGTGTGGAGAACCATCAGCGTGGTGTGGCAGGCACCAGGGGGCGCCGTTGTAACCGCGCCTCCGGCGGCCCTGATGGCTGCAACCTGCTGTGCTGCGGCGGGGTTACAACACGCACGTGGTCCGCCACGTCCAGCGCTGCGACTGTAAGTTTGTGTGGTGCTGCTACGTCCGCTGCAGGCGCTGCGAGAGCATGA